The following is a genomic window from Nisaea sediminum.
CCCTCCGGCGGAACTGATCGTATCGCTACCGGCAGCGCCGTAGAGGATGTCGCGCGAGTCGCTTCCGACAAGCGCGTCGTCACCCGCCGTCCCGGACTGCGTGGTCGCCGTCGGTGCGACCAGGGTGATGTGGGTGCGATCGCCCGTGTAAGTGGCCGAGAAGGTGCCGCTGTCGGCGGACATCCCCGTAAGGGTCAATGTCCCGGCGCCCGTGCTGATCGTGCCCGTCGCCGCTTGTCCGTTGAAGGCGCTCAGATCGGTGAGGAAGATCGTGATGGTGTCGCCGGCCTCGAAATCGCCGATCGTGTCGCCGGCGAAATTGCCCGCATCGCCGATGAACGTATCGCTACCGGCGCCGCCGAACAGGGAATCGCTGCCGTTGAACGCGTAGATGTAGTCGTTGCCGTTACCGCCATAAACCGTGTCGTCGCCGGCAAAGGAATAGATCTGATCGTCGCCGTCGCCAGCAACGATCAGATCGTTGCCCCCGGTGACCAGATTGGCTTCGGTCCAGAGAAAATCGTCGCCCGCCCCACCGGAGAGGGTGTTGTTACCGTTGCCTGCGAGGATGGTGTCAGCCCCGTTTCCGCCGTCGAGGAAATCGTTGCCGCTTTCGCCGGCAAGCGTGTCCGCACCCTCGCCGCCAGAAAGCGTGTCGTCGCCGGCCCCGCCGTTCAGGCTGTCCTGGCCGGCGCCGCCGTCGAGGAAATCATTGCCGGAATCCGCGAGAAGCGTGTCGTTGCCGTCGGAGCCGTACAGACTGTCGTTGCCGGCGCCTCCGGACAGCGAGTCGCTCCCGGCGCCGCCGTCGAGGAAATCGTTACCGTCGCCGCCGATCAGGGTATCAGCGCTGCTGCCGCCAGAGAGGACATCGTCGCCTGAGCTACCAACTATGACCGCCATTGCCGCAACCCTTTCGAGTCTTCCACCCCCGGCTCGCCCGGTACTGCAGTGCTGTCTTTCGCGCCGTCTCTCAGTCTTGCCAATTTTCAGACGAACAGACAGATACGGCCATGAAACGAGCTCATGATGTAGATTATGGTGTCGCTTTGGATATGAAGAATATCACACCGCTTTGTTCTTATCTTTCCGCAAGTTTCGCGGCGTTCTCTGATAACGATCTGGCAGGGTCGCCGTTTTTGCTCTGAATACGCGGCTTTTACTCAGGAGCGGGACCATCGAATGACCCTGATCAGAATTCTGCTTATTAATTAAGCTTTTACATTTTCTGCTTATAAAAAATGCAGGTTTTGTGATTCCATAAGCTTATCCGCACTCTCCTCAGTACTTTCCCGCCCTCGCAGGATCTCCACATGAGCATGCCCGACGCCGAGACCGATCCGGAACAGATCGTCACACTGACCGCCGATGTCCGCACCACCGCCGAGACCAAGATCGCCGAAATCCAGGCCATCACCGGGCGGACCAAGATGCTGGCGCTGAACGCGCTGATCGAGAGCGCTCGGGTCGGCGAACTCGGGCGCGGTTTTGCGGTCGTCGCGGACGAGGTGAAAGGCGTCTCGGCCGAGATCGAGCAGATCGCGCAGACGCTCAATTCGGAACTTTCCGGCAAGGCGGAGATGCTGGAACGGATCGGACGCTCGATCGTCGACCAGCTGAAGGGACAGCGCCTGGTCGATCTCTCGCTGAATGCCGTCGAGCTGATCGACCGCAACCTTTTCGAGCGCACCTGCGACGTGCGCTGGTGGGCGACCGACAGCGCCATTGTCGACTGTCTCGCGAGCCCGTCGGAGGACGCGTCGGCCTATGCCTCCAAGCGGCTCGGCGTCATCCTTTCGGCCTATACCGTCTATCTCGATCTCTGGATCTGCGACGCCAAGGGCACCATCGTCGCCAACGGGCGCCCGGACCGCTACCACGTGCGCGGTCACTCGGCCGCGAACGCGGCATGGTTCCGCAACGCCAAGGCGACGGCGGACGGCGACGAGTATTCGGTCGCGGATATCGCCGCCGCCCAAGAGCTCGACGGCCAGCCGGTCGCGACCTATGCCGCCGCGATCCGCGAGAACGGGGAAAGCCGCGGAAAGGTTCTCGGTGTGCTCGGCATCCATTTCGACTGGGGACCGCAGGCCCAGACCATCGTCGAGGGCGTGCGCTTCGACGGATCCGAGGCCGCCCGCTCCCGAGCCCTGCTGCTGGATGCCGACTTCCGCGTCATTGCCGCCTCGGACGGCAAGGGTGTGCTGGAGGAACGGTTCGATCTCCGCACCGAGGGACGCGGCAGCGGCCATTATTCGATGCCCGACGGCACCGTGATCGGTTTCCACAAGACCCCCGGCTACGAGACCTACGAGGGTCTCGGCTGGTACGGCTGCGTCGTACAGGCGCCGCGCTAGGTTTTTTCAGTTGGTTCGGGACGAAACCGCCATTTCCGCTCGATCGCGGACGGCAGATCGAGACCGAAGCGATGGGCAAAGAGGAGAATGTGGCCGAGCACATCGGCCGCCTCGTTCTCCAGCGCCAGATGCAGGTCCTCGTTGCTGAGATCCCCGCGCCGTCCCCGGTCGCTGTAGCGGTTCCAGACCTGGGTCAGCTCGCCGAGTTCTTCCTGCAATTTCAGCAGATACCAGTCCGGGTCGCGCTCGATCCCGAAACCGAGCGCGTAATCCTGCGATGCTCTCTCGAATTTTCCCGTCAGAGATTTCAGCATCCGCCCAGCCTTTTCGTTCCTTATTTGTTCTCATTTTCGATCAGCAGGAAAACGGCGTCAAGTGAAAGAAATCAGATGCGCTCCGGACGCGGCGCCAGCAATGGCAGGGTCAGCAGGACGGCGAGCGCGACCATCCCCGCCGAAACCCAGAGCGTCGCGGTCAGGCCGGCGAGCTGATAGACCAGCCCGGACAGGAGGGTCCCTGCGAAGCGCCCGACGGCATTGGCCATGTAGTAGAAGCCGACATTGAGCGCCACCTTGTCCGCGTCGGAATAGGCGACGATCAGGTAGGAATGCAGCGCCGAGTTCACCGCGAAGACCACGCCGAAAACCAGCAGACCGCCGATCAGGATGACGGACGGAGTGAGAACCGGCAGCGCCGGCAGCAGGCCGGGGGTGAGACCGGCGGCGATCAGCGCCGGGAGCAGCGCCAGCAAGCCGCCCCAGATAGCGGCTCCGCGCGCCGCGGCCCCGGCATCTCTGGTCTTCCTCAGGAACCGCGGCACCGCGGCCTGGACGATTCCGTAGCCGACAACCCAGGCGGCCATGAAGAGCCCGACCCGGTCGAAGGACCAACCGAGCCGGTCATAGAGAAAGACCGGGACCCCGACGACGAACCAGACGTCGCGCGAGGCGAAAAGGAAGATTCGCGCCGCGGAAAGGAAGTTGATCTCCCGGCTCTTGGCGAAGAGATCGCGCTTGGCGATCTTGGTCTTCGCCTTACCGAGATCGGCGGTCACCGTCAGCAGCGACGTCCCCAGCACGGCGGCGAGCATCCCCGCCATCAGGTAAAGCGAGGGCGCGAAATCGAGCCATTGCAGCATGACCCCGCCGAGGAGGAATCCGACCCCCTTCAGCGCATTCTTCGATCCGGTCAGGATCGCGACCCATTTGAACAGCAGTCCGTCGCCCTCCGAGGCGACCACCAGCTTC
Proteins encoded in this region:
- a CDS encoding calcium-binding protein; the protein is MAVIVGSSGDDVLSGGSSADTLIGGDGNDFLDGGAGSDSLSGGAGNDSLYGSDGNDTLLADSGNDFLDGGAGQDSLNGGAGDDTLSGGEGADTLAGESGNDFLDGGNGADTILAGNGNNTLSGGAGDDFLWTEANLVTGGNDLIVAGDGDDQIYSFAGDDTVYGGNGNDYIYAFNGSDSLFGGAGSDTFIGDAGNFAGDTIGDFEAGDTITIFLTDLSAFNGQAATGTISTGAGTLTLTGMSADSGTFSATYTGDRTHITLVAPTATTQSGTAGDDALVGSDSRDILYGAAGSDTISSAGGSDLVYGNQADDRIVAGDGADTVFGGQNADLIYGNGGADILYGNFGADTLFGGQDSDLLYGGQDNDFLMGGAGSDTMDGNKGDDTLSGGSGADYFVARSNGGNDVVLDFSASDGDVLRINIDGTSISGLSDLPAVVGSDVNGALVVTVGSSTVTLNGVASTDGSAVNVELVSGGQTVVTGTLGGTSNAGLAQAPPDDDTELHAQLAAIQTPAYYDYGL
- the arsJ gene encoding organoarsenical effux MFS transporter ArsJ: MSAAAESGARPADGRTYAAVTAAYWAFTLTDGALRMLVLLHFHRLGFTPLDIAVLFLLYEAMGIVTNFLGGWIGARFGLKITLFSGLAVQIGALLMLSQTDPAWTMLFSVGYVMTAQALSGIAKDLTKMSSKSAVKLVVASEGDGLLFKWVAILTGSKNALKGVGFLLGGVMLQWLDFAPSLYLMAGMLAAVLGTSLLTVTADLGKAKTKIAKRDLFAKSREINFLSAARIFLFASRDVWFVVGVPVFLYDRLGWSFDRVGLFMAAWVVGYGIVQAAVPRFLRKTRDAGAAARGAAIWGGLLALLPALIAAGLTPGLLPALPVLTPSVILIGGLLVFGVVFAVNSALHSYLIVAYSDADKVALNVGFYYMANAVGRFAGTLLSGLVYQLAGLTATLWVSAGMVALAVLLTLPLLAPRPERI
- a CDS encoding methyl-accepting chemotaxis protein; amino-acid sequence: MSMPDAETDPEQIVTLTADVRTTAETKIAEIQAITGRTKMLALNALIESARVGELGRGFAVVADEVKGVSAEIEQIAQTLNSELSGKAEMLERIGRSIVDQLKGQRLVDLSLNAVELIDRNLFERTCDVRWWATDSAIVDCLASPSEDASAYASKRLGVILSAYTVYLDLWICDAKGTIVANGRPDRYHVRGHSAANAAWFRNAKATADGDEYSVADIAAAQELDGQPVATYAAAIRENGESRGKVLGVLGIHFDWGPQAQTIVEGVRFDGSEAARSRALLLDADFRVIAASDGKGVLEERFDLRTEGRGSGHYSMPDGTVIGFHKTPGYETYEGLGWYGCVVQAPR
- a CDS encoding nucleoside triphosphate pyrophosphohydrolase family protein; the encoded protein is MLKSLTGKFERASQDYALGFGIERDPDWYLLKLQEELGELTQVWNRYSDRGRRGDLSNEDLHLALENEAADVLGHILLFAHRFGLDLPSAIERKWRFRPEPTEKT